A window from Scleropages formosus chromosome 17, fSclFor1.1, whole genome shotgun sequence encodes these proteins:
- the LOC108921836 gene encoding matrix metalloproteinase-17-like produces MLLLVPLLCFLWTLAETRAAPSLLTAEQTNMMGTDWLSKFGYLPPPDPVTGQLQTKEALTKAIKAMQKFGGLEETGVLDEETLGLMKTPRCSLPDLSESESPLTRRRRAPPSQSKWSKRHLSWRIRTFPKESHLLGRDTVRALMYYALKVWSDIAPLDFHEVAGNQADIQVDFTKADHNDGYPFDGPGGTVAHAFYPGDRLTAGDVHFDDDEAWTFRSPDTHGMDLFAVAVHEFGHAIGLAHTSAIESIMRPYYQGPVGDPLKYHLPYEDKVRVWQLYGVRDSTSHTVEPDTSHSAEHPVLLDLPENRSTVPPARGVPDRCSANFDAVAQIRGEAFFFKGKYFWRLTREKHLVSLRPAQVQRFWRGLPTTLEGVDAVYERPGDHKIVFFKGMKYWVFKDNNVEEGYPRPISDFGLPTDGVDAAFVWPHNEKTYFFKDGRYWRYDDYVHRMDLGYPKDSTLWKGVPPQLDDAMRWSDGASYFFKGAEYWRVAGSDMEVEDGYPRPVGKDWLVCADMLSDSPAPEANGTDARPRGRHRASHAGSNYEVCSCTSDSATALWPRPSSPPFGVLVLLWTLPVTLNTQL; encoded by the exons GATTGGCTGAGCAAGTTTGGGTACCTCCCACCGCCGGACCCTGTGACCGGACAGCTGCAGACCAAGGAGGCTCTGACCAAAGCCATCAAAGCCATGCAGAAGTTTGGAGGCCTGGAGGAGACCGGCGTGTTGG ACGAAGAGACCCTGGGCCTGATGAAGACTCCACGCTGCTCTCTACCCGACCTCTCCGAGTCTGAATCACCTTTGACCCGACGGAGACGTGCGCCGCCCTCCCAGTCCAAGTGGAGCAAGAGACACTTGTCCTGGAG GATTCGGACCTTTCCCAAGGAGTCGCACCTGCTGGGCCGGGACACGGTGCGGGCGCTCATGTACTACGCCCTGAAGGTGTGGAGCGACATCGCGCCGCTCGACTTCCACGAGGTGGCGGGGAACCAGGCCGACATCCAGGTCGACTTCACCAAGGCCGACCACAACGACGGCTACCCGTTCGACGGCCCCGGGGGCACCGTGGCGCACGCCTTCTACCCCGGGGACCGCCTCACCGCCGGGGATGTCCATTTCGACGACGACGAGGCCTGGACCTTCAGGTCACCgg ACACCCACGGGATGGACCTGTTCGCGGTGGCGGTTCATGAGTTCGGTCACGCCATTGGCCTGGCTCATACCTCGGCCATCGAGTCCATCATGAGGCCGTACTACCAGGGCCCCGTGGGCGACCCGCTCAAGTACCACCTTCCATACGAGGACAAAGTCCGGGTCTGGCAGCTCTACG GGGTACGAGACTCAACATCCCACACAGTTGAGCCTGACACCTCCCACAGTGCAGAACACCCCGTCCTTCTGGACCTCCCCGAGAACAGGTCCACTGTCCC GCCAGCTCGTGGCGTCCCAGATAGGTGTAGTGCTAACTTTGATGCGGTGGCCCAAATCCGAGGCGAAGCCTTCTTCTTCAAAG GGAAATACTTCTGGCGTCTGACGAGAGAGAAGCACCTGGTGTCACTGCGCCCAGCTCAGGTCCAGCGCTTCTGGAGGGGTCTCCCCACCACCTTGGAGGGCGTGGATGCTGTGTACGAGAGGCCCGGAGACCACAAGATCGTCTTCTTCAAAG GGATGAAATACTGGGTGTTCAAGGATAACAACGTGGAGGAGGGCTACCCCCGGCCAATCAGCGACTTCGGTTTGCCCACAGATGGTGTGGATGCCGCCTTCGTGTGGCCACACAATGAGAAGACCTACTTCTTCAAGGACGGTCGCTACTGGCGCTACGACGACTACGTGCACCGCATGGACCTGGGCTACCCCAAGGACAGCACGCTGTGGAAGGGGGTACCGCCCCAGCTGGACGATGCCATGCGATGGTCCGATG GGGCCTCCTACTTCTTCAAAGGGGCTGAGTATTGGCGGGTGGCGGGCAGCGACATGGAGGTGGAGGACGGCTACCCGCGGCCCGTCGGCAAGGACTGGCTGGTGTGCGCGGACATGCTGTCGGACTCTCCTGCCCCGGAGGCAAACGGCACAGACGCACGCCCTCGGGGACGGCACCGCGCCAGCCACGCGGGCAGCAACTACGAGGTGTGCTCCTGCACCTCTGACTCGGCCACGGCTCTCTGGCCCCGTCCGTCCTCCCCACCCTTTGGAGTTCTGGTCTTGCTCTGGACGCTTCCAGTAACCCTCAATACACAACTATGA